The Burkholderia ambifaria AMMD genome includes a region encoding these proteins:
- a CDS encoding dihydroorotate dehydrogenase has translation MADLSVRVGELRLRNPVMPASGCFAIEYRDALDLTGLGALVIKSVSPVSRPGNPTPRVADAGDGMLNSIGIPSRGIDDYLEHVLPAYTGHGTPVVASVSADTADAFARACEALSRPDVAAIEANISCPNLEADGMAFGMDAGMTRQVVDAIRTRTGHPLWVKLTPNAGNIAKIAQAAQDAGADAIVMGNTVLGMSIDVRTRRPSLGNVMGGLSGPSIKPIALRLVHQCYRAVSIPVIGCGGIRSAADAIEFLLAGASAVQVGTASFRDPGVMRTIIDGLEQFCADEGIGAIASLTGQVRLDAELSERWQRFCAAPARAGGTTAGA, from the coding sequence TTGGCTGACCTGAGCGTACGCGTGGGCGAACTGCGCCTGCGCAATCCCGTGATGCCGGCATCCGGCTGTTTCGCGATCGAGTATCGCGATGCGCTCGACCTGACCGGGCTCGGCGCGCTCGTGATCAAGAGCGTGTCGCCCGTCAGCCGCCCGGGCAACCCGACGCCGCGTGTCGCCGACGCGGGTGACGGCATGCTGAATTCGATCGGCATTCCGAGCCGCGGCATCGACGACTATCTCGAACACGTGCTGCCCGCGTACACGGGCCACGGCACGCCGGTCGTCGCGTCGGTGTCCGCCGATACGGCGGACGCGTTCGCGCGCGCGTGCGAGGCGCTGTCGCGGCCGGACGTCGCGGCGATCGAGGCGAACATCTCGTGCCCGAATCTCGAGGCGGACGGCATGGCGTTCGGGATGGACGCGGGCATGACCCGGCAGGTCGTCGACGCGATCCGCACGCGCACCGGGCATCCGCTGTGGGTGAAGCTGACGCCGAACGCGGGCAACATCGCGAAGATCGCGCAAGCGGCGCAGGACGCGGGCGCCGACGCGATCGTGATGGGCAACACGGTGCTCGGCATGTCGATCGACGTGCGCACGCGCCGGCCGTCGCTCGGCAACGTGATGGGCGGCCTGTCCGGGCCGTCGATCAAGCCGATCGCGCTGCGGCTCGTCCACCAGTGCTACCGCGCCGTGTCGATTCCGGTGATCGGCTGCGGCGGCATCCGGAGCGCCGCCGACGCCATCGAGTTCCTGCTCGCCGGCGCGAGCGCGGTGCAGGTGGGCACTGCGTCGTTCCGCGATCCGGGCGTGATGCGCACGATCATCGACGGGCTCGAGCAGTTTTGCGCGGACGAGGGCATCGGCGCGATCGCGTCGCTGACCGGGCAGGTCAGGCTCGACGCGGAGCTGAGCGAGCGCTGGCAGCGCTTTTGCGCGGCGCCGGCGCGCGCGGGCGGCACGACGGCGGGGGCGTGA
- a CDS encoding dihydroorotate dehydrogenase electron transfer subunit translates to MDVIDGARACAQPWAATVATHACDVVAHRAVNRRYRYLRVRADAPLASVTQAGQFYQLVCPVSDLHRPFLPRPMSVYGVGPGAGEIEFLYNVTGEGTRALAQLGVGARLSIVGPLGRPFTLDAGARRLLLVARGVGLATMAPLVQRAAGAGIALTVVMSARTPDDLMTAEFVRGAPADVHAVFDSDGSSAVANVDALLRAAIARDRPDAVYTCGSQRLLALLQRVLADHPSMRGEVALEQRMACGMGVCLSCVRMFDDGATRAFRRVCREGPVFAIRDVVTEVEVEVG, encoded by the coding sequence ATGGACGTGATCGACGGGGCGCGCGCCTGCGCGCAGCCGTGGGCGGCCACGGTCGCCACGCACGCGTGCGACGTGGTCGCGCATCGCGCGGTGAACCGGCGCTATCGCTATCTGCGGGTGCGCGCCGACGCGCCGCTCGCGAGCGTCACGCAGGCCGGCCAGTTCTATCAGCTCGTCTGCCCCGTCAGCGATCTGCACCGGCCATTCCTGCCGCGCCCGATGAGCGTGTACGGCGTCGGCCCCGGCGCCGGCGAAATCGAGTTCCTGTACAACGTGACCGGCGAAGGCACGCGTGCGCTCGCGCAACTCGGCGTCGGCGCGCGGCTGTCGATCGTCGGGCCGCTCGGTCGCCCCTTCACGCTCGACGCCGGTGCGCGACGGCTGCTGCTCGTCGCGCGCGGCGTCGGTCTCGCGACGATGGCGCCGCTCGTGCAGCGCGCGGCGGGGGCGGGCATCGCGCTGACGGTCGTGATGTCGGCGCGCACGCCGGACGACCTGATGACCGCGGAATTCGTGCGCGGCGCGCCGGCCGACGTGCATGCGGTGTTCGACAGCGACGGCTCGTCGGCGGTCGCGAACGTGGACGCGCTGCTGCGCGCCGCGATCGCGCGCGATCGGCCGGACGCGGTCTACACGTGCGGCTCGCAACGGTTGCTCGCGCTGCTGCAGCGCGTGCTCGCCGACCATCCGTCGATGCGCGGCGAGGTCGCGCTCGAGCAGCGGATGGCATGCGGGATGGGCGTCTGCCTGTCGTGCGTGCGGATGTTCGACGACGGCGCGACCCGCGCATTCCGGCGCGTGTGCCGCGAGGGCCCGGTGTTCGCAATTCGCGACGTGGTGACGGAGGTGGAGGTGGAAGTTGGCTGA
- a CDS encoding Zn-dependent hydrolase has translation MNAHTDRPDAPADIDVHDAATLPLAELTALAEQWFDEIRVLSADGVGVTRESYGDSETAAAQRLAAHAERDGIAVRADRAANLIFSLPDADPHARAIWVGSHLDSVPHGGNYDGLAGIVAGLLCLVAQRRSGLASPHPLNVIALRGEESAWFGKAYMGSSALFGRLTPDDLAMKHRSTGRPLADCMAAAGVDIDAVRARKPLFDVRRAHAYLELHIEQGPVMVARGLPVAVVSGIRGNVRHNSISCIGEAGHSGAVPRDLRHDAIFAVAELITRLDEHWRRLLERNIDLVVTTGIVSTDQDEHSISRIPGQVHFSFEARSESTETLDVFHELLIAECNSIARERGVRFDFDRRLASAPARMDATLRAALADACTRLDVPYATLPSGAGHDAALFANAGVPSGMLFVRNDHGSHNPREAMSIDDFMLGVRVLADTIARL, from the coding sequence ATGAACGCGCATACCGACAGGCCGGACGCGCCGGCGGATATCGACGTGCACGACGCGGCGACGCTGCCGCTTGCCGAACTGACGGCCCTCGCCGAGCAGTGGTTTGACGAGATCCGCGTGCTGTCGGCCGACGGCGTGGGCGTCACGCGCGAGAGCTACGGCGACAGCGAAACGGCGGCCGCGCAGCGGCTGGCGGCGCACGCCGAACGCGATGGCATCGCGGTGCGCGCCGACCGCGCGGCCAACTTGATCTTCAGCCTGCCCGACGCGGACCCGCATGCGCGTGCGATCTGGGTCGGCTCGCATCTCGACTCGGTGCCGCATGGCGGCAACTACGACGGGCTCGCGGGCATCGTCGCGGGGCTGCTATGCCTCGTCGCGCAACGGCGTAGCGGCCTCGCGTCGCCGCACCCGTTGAACGTGATCGCGCTGCGCGGCGAAGAGAGCGCCTGGTTCGGCAAGGCCTACATGGGATCGAGCGCGCTGTTCGGCCGGCTGACGCCGGACGATCTCGCGATGAAGCATCGCAGCACCGGCCGCCCGCTGGCCGACTGCATGGCGGCGGCGGGCGTCGACATCGACGCGGTGCGGGCGCGCAAGCCGCTGTTCGACGTGCGGCGCGCGCATGCGTATCTGGAGCTCCACATCGAGCAGGGGCCCGTGATGGTCGCGCGCGGGCTGCCGGTCGCGGTCGTGTCCGGCATTCGCGGCAACGTGCGGCACAACTCCATCAGCTGCATCGGCGAGGCCGGCCACTCCGGCGCGGTGCCGCGCGACCTGCGGCACGACGCGATCTTCGCGGTCGCCGAGCTGATCACGCGGCTCGACGAGCACTGGCGCCGGCTGCTCGAACGCAACATCGATCTCGTCGTGACGACCGGCATCGTGTCGACCGACCAGGACGAGCATTCGATTTCGCGGATTCCCGGCCAGGTGCATTTCAGCTTCGAGGCGCGCAGCGAGAGCACGGAGACGCTCGACGTCTTCCATGAGCTGCTGATCGCCGAATGCAATTCGATCGCGCGCGAGCGTGGCGTGCGATTCGATTTCGACCGGCGGTTGGCGAGCGCGCCGGCGCGGATGGATGCCACCCTGCGCGCCGCGCTTGCCGACGCGTGCACGCGGCTCGACGTGCCGTATGCGACGCTGCCGAGCGGCGCGGGCCACGACGCGGCGCTGTTCGCGAACGCGGGCGTGCCAAGCGGGATGCTGTTCGTGCGCAACGATCACGGGTCGCACAACCCGCGCGAGGCGATGTCGATCGATGATTTCATGCTGGGCGTGCGCGTGCTCGCCGACACGATTGCGCGGCTGTGA